One genomic segment of Streptomyces sp. TLI_146 includes these proteins:
- a CDS encoding GntR family transcriptional regulator, which yields MTNQTSTPSRSASPSLSTARGTSGPDSLTAIQQAVRLLCARITDGTYPPLATIPPAHALAVSPGVSTAALRHAVLYLSLAGVLSGRGSTAIVCRDAPARLAAPITGRALTTMWRRNTQSPGLSSAQLADRIRADVKHNRWPREGTYTLKGLAIVHQVPQTTLNQAVKALREEGVLDVRTRVGVRLGSGRPGRAQRRQDMTLTQSSYTLIRDRIKEGAYPPGSRLPSSNQLGQELQVSKNTVAAALNRLRHERWLDPGRRVMPFDAARPCGSPNTEVAS from the coding sequence GTGACCAACCAGACATCCACCCCTTCCCGTTCCGCCTCTCCTTCCCTCTCCACTGCCCGCGGGACGAGTGGGCCGGACTCGCTCACGGCGATCCAGCAGGCCGTCCGACTGCTGTGCGCCCGGATCACCGATGGCACCTACCCGCCCCTGGCAACAATCCCACCGGCGCACGCCCTCGCTGTCTCCCCCGGCGTGTCCACCGCAGCCCTACGGCACGCCGTGCTGTACCTCAGCCTTGCGGGCGTGCTCTCCGGCCGTGGGAGCACAGCGATCGTGTGCCGGGACGCTCCCGCGCGGCTTGCCGCTCCTATAACCGGCAGGGCTCTCACCACCATGTGGCGCAGGAACACCCAGAGCCCGGGTCTGAGCAGCGCCCAGCTCGCCGATCGCATCCGAGCCGACGTCAAGCACAACAGGTGGCCGCGCGAGGGGACGTACACCCTGAAGGGGCTGGCCATCGTGCATCAAGTGCCGCAGACCACCCTCAACCAGGCGGTCAAGGCTTTGCGGGAAGAAGGGGTACTGGACGTCCGCACCCGCGTGGGTGTGCGCCTGGGATCCGGGCGCCCAGGGCGGGCCCAACGACGCCAGGACATGACGCTGACGCAGAGTTCCTACACCCTCATCCGCGACCGGATCAAGGAGGGAGCCTATCCGCCCGGCAGTCGCCTGCCGTCGTCTAACCAACTGGGCCAGGAACTTCAGGTGTCCAAGAACACGGTCGCCGCAGCTCTGAACCGCCTTCGACATGAGCGGTGGCTGGACCCAGGCCGCCGTGTCATGCCCTTTGACGCTGCCCGCCCTTGTGGGAGCCCGAACACGGAGGTTGCGTCATGA
- a CDS encoding TfuA-like protein: MIHVFVGPTLARSEPQLAAPGVRVWPPARHGDLFDTAIRDGDTVVLIDGLYHQVPALRHKEILAAMGRGVRVVGAASIGALRAAELSRYGMLGVGHIYTAYVRGQIDGDDEVAVGQAPDEEFNALTWPLVNLRHVLDLAVSTAVLDDDRAAGLLQALRAVYYPQRTWSAVRAVCRRQGETAFAGWLANKREQDRHFGDLKRADALAAIRIALASTTEATDKAGVAPGWETAYFRHWSNAAVRERVDGLELSTEDRLVYQQAFDPAFPERWTAYLEHLSLHPADGGPGLPLAERLARACGGGLSADRVFHGAVDLRDEQSVKLLLAGETAEDRRAVARYADALAWTRRSRPGFSTAAVRDEVARDLLLGVWRCNEGEFDSEASARGLGQAASAVEAAKRFVPGFLDETKRTETARGGC; this comes from the coding sequence GTGATTCACGTGTTCGTCGGGCCGACGCTGGCCAGGTCCGAGCCGCAGCTTGCCGCGCCGGGTGTGCGGGTGTGGCCGCCGGCACGGCACGGCGACCTGTTCGACACCGCGATCCGCGACGGTGACACGGTGGTCCTCATCGACGGCCTGTATCACCAGGTTCCGGCGCTGCGCCACAAGGAGATCCTGGCCGCGATGGGCCGGGGAGTCCGGGTGGTCGGGGCGGCGAGCATCGGCGCGCTGCGGGCGGCCGAACTGTCGCGGTACGGGATGCTTGGCGTCGGCCACATCTACACCGCCTACGTGCGCGGGCAAATCGACGGCGACGACGAGGTGGCGGTCGGACAGGCGCCGGACGAGGAGTTCAACGCGCTGACCTGGCCGCTGGTAAATCTCCGGCACGTGCTGGACCTGGCCGTCTCGACCGCCGTGCTCGACGACGATCGGGCCGCCGGGCTCCTTCAGGCGCTGCGCGCGGTCTACTATCCGCAGCGCACCTGGTCCGCCGTACGGGCTGTGTGCCGCCGCCAGGGCGAGACGGCGTTCGCCGGCTGGCTGGCCAACAAACGTGAGCAGGACCGGCACTTCGGTGACCTCAAGCGCGCCGACGCGCTCGCCGCCATACGGATCGCGCTCGCCAGCACCACGGAGGCGACTGACAAGGCTGGTGTCGCGCCGGGGTGGGAGACGGCCTACTTCCGCCACTGGTCCAACGCCGCCGTGCGGGAGCGGGTGGACGGCCTGGAGCTGTCCACCGAGGACCGCCTTGTCTACCAGCAGGCGTTCGACCCCGCGTTCCCCGAGCGGTGGACGGCCTACCTCGAACACCTATCCCTCCACCCCGCCGACGGCGGGCCCGGGCTGCCGCTCGCCGAGCGCCTGGCCCGGGCCTGCGGCGGGGGCCTGAGCGCCGACCGTGTGTTCCACGGGGCGGTCGACCTGCGCGACGAGCAAAGCGTGAAGCTGCTGCTGGCCGGCGAGACCGCAGAGGACCGGCGGGCGGTCGCCCGGTACGCCGACGCCCTCGCCTGGACCCGCCGCAGCCGCCCAGGGTTCTCCACGGCGGCAGTCCGCGACGAGGTGGCCCGCGACCTCCTGCTCGGGGTGTGGCGGTGCAACGAGGGGGAGTTCGACTCGGAGGCGTCCGCGCGGGGACTGGGCCAGGCGGCGAGCGCAGTGGAGGCAGCCAAGCGGTTCGTGCCCGGGTTTCTGGACGAGACGAAGAGGACGGAGACGGCCCGTGGCGGTTGTTGA